The proteins below are encoded in one region of Cucurbita pepo subsp. pepo cultivar mu-cu-16 chromosome LG10, ASM280686v2, whole genome shotgun sequence:
- the LOC111803737 gene encoding uncharacterized protein LOC111803737: protein MEVASSSTSTLIKDFKSTKSVVDETARSRSHSNLCIGVSVAVAVVLFLVVIIVILAFTVFKPKRPITTINSVSIDDFDLSLSVVRTSVDFNITLVADVAITNPNKVGFSYSNSTAFFNYRGELVGEVPILAAQIDAGQTTQMNITLRILADRFVKTSTVFFDVVAGSMPLNAYARVSGKVRILGIFNIHMVSTTSCDFSINISERNIKDQQCNYHTKI, encoded by the coding sequence ATGGAAGtcgcctcctcctccacctctACCTTAATCAAGGATTTCAAATCCACTAAATCCGTCGTCGACGAAACCGCACGCTCCCGGAGTCACAGCAACCTCTGCATCGGAGTCtccgtcgccgtcgccgtcgtcCTCTTCCTCGTCGTTATAATCGTCATTTTAGCCTTCACGGTGTTCAAGCCAAAGCGACCTATCACCACCATCAATTCCGTCTCCATTGACGATTTCGACCTGTCGCTGAGCGTAGTCAGAACCTCTGTCGATTTCAACATCACTCTGGTTGCCGATGTCGCTATTACGAACCCTAACAAGGTCGGATTTAGCTACTCGAATAGCACCGCGTTTTTCAATTACAGAGGCGAACTGGTTGGCGAGGTGCCGATTCTGGCCGCGCAAATCGATGCAGGTCAGACCACGCAGATGAACATTACGTTGAGGATTTTGGCAGATCGGTTTGTGAAAACGTCGACGGTGTTCTTCGATGTCGTAGCCGGATCGATGCCGTTGAATGCGTACGCGAGAGTTTCAGGTAAGGTGAGGATTTTGGGGATTTTCAATATTCATATGGTTTCTACAACATCGTGTGATTTCAGTATTAACATATCGGAGAGGAATATTAAAGATCAACAGTGTAATTACCATACTAAGATCTAA